A region from the Thermoplasmatales archaeon genome encodes:
- the arfC gene encoding 2,5-diamino-6-ribosylamino-4(3H)-pyrimidinone 5'-phosphate reductase, with the protein MPSRPYIIINVAQSLNGMIAGSMGSRVSISCEEDLKRVDGIRRSVDAILVGANTVINDNPSLTIRGKTGQGPLRIVLDNLLRIPDGSKILDGNVETIIFTSRKDRIIPNARMVVLDEADLQMSNVMEQIYGMGVRRILVEGGRTVINELLTAGLCDEFYVYEGNIIIHDGLPLFQPNKDLRDIVIRKTIIGNGVLYRLDCDKIKGE; encoded by the coding sequence GTGCCGTCTCGTCCATACATAATAATTAACGTCGCCCAGAGCCTCAATGGAATGATCGCAGGAAGCATGGGCAGTAGGGTGTCAATCTCGTGCGAGGAGGACCTGAAACGTGTGGATGGCATAAGGAGGTCTGTGGATGCGATCCTGGTCGGAGCGAACACCGTCATAAACGATAATCCTTCCCTGACCATAAGGGGAAAGACAGGTCAAGGGCCGTTACGCATTGTCCTGGATAACCTGCTGAGGATCCCGGACGGATCAAAAATCCTGGATGGTAATGTGGAGACCATAATTTTCACTTCAAGGAAAGACAGGATCATTCCAAATGCCAGGATGGTTGTGCTGGATGAGGCAGATTTGCAGATGTCAAATGTGATGGAACAGATCTATGGTATGGGCGTGCGTCGCATACTAGTGGAGGGCGGCCGGACAGTCATAAATGAGTTGCTTACAGCCGGACTTTGCGATGAGTTTTATGTATACGAAGGGAATATCATCATTCACGATGGCCTTCCCCTGTTCCAGCCAAATAAGGACTTGAGGGACATAGTGATCAGGAAAACAATTATTGGGAATGGTGTGCTTTACAGACTTGATTGCGACAAAATAAAGGGTGAATGA
- a CDS encoding Pyrroloquinoline quinone (Coenzyme PQQ) biosynthesis protein C: MADHFIGQSAASESGHVSWLNRNISRNAMDTGKLSSSLERFYKMHNGIGDWIISDFVRRFRGDVPHPFISAMQRYDPGTLRGYVVEHHHFLKQWIRSCSYVMAKTDVEEVQSYEIENIMTELHGYGEDSPSHHELLLRMGESLGIDRSYVLAEKPLKQTAEAIAVWNNLAASGSWISAMAAMHSLELIANRDLSRHGAKYPYFSPDLLTSAAVPIEVKNFLREGYDADVSHSYTALKLVEKYATSSDYEEIQYAYLRSAGAFDTYLEARLERGMLLGNKQ, from the coding sequence ATGGCGGATCATTTCATCGGGCAGTCTGCAGCGAGCGAATCCGGGCACGTTTCATGGTTGAACAGGAATATATCACGCAACGCGATGGACACCGGGAAGCTGTCTTCATCTCTTGAAAGGTTTTATAAGATGCATAATGGCATTGGCGACTGGATAATTTCTGACTTCGTAAGAAGATTTAGGGGAGATGTGCCACATCCATTTATCTCTGCCATGCAGAGATATGACCCTGGCACTTTGAGGGGGTATGTTGTAGAACATCATCATTTTCTGAAGCAGTGGATAAGGTCGTGCTCTTATGTTATGGCAAAGACAGATGTGGAAGAGGTGCAATCGTACGAGATTGAAAACATCATGACCGAACTGCATGGATACGGTGAAGACAGCCCATCACACCATGAACTGCTCCTCAGAATGGGGGAATCCCTTGGAATCGATCGCAGTTACGTACTCGCGGAAAAGCCACTAAAACAGACTGCCGAAGCTATCGCAGTCTGGAATAACCTGGCAGCTTCCGGATCGTGGATTTCTGCCATGGCTGCCATGCACTCACTTGAACTCATCGCAAACCGGGATTTATCAAGACACGGGGCAAAGTACCCTTATTTCAGCCCTGACCTTCTCACCAGCGCAGCAGTGCCGATCGAGGTCAAGAACTTTTTGCGCGAAGGTTACGATGCAGACGTATCGCATTCATACACCGCACTCAAACTTGTGGAAAAGTACGCTACCAGTAGCGATTACGAGGAGATACAGTATGCCTACCTGAGGTCTGCCGGTGCATTCGACACTTATCTGGAGGCGAGACTCGAAAGAGGGATGTTGCTTGGAAACAAACAATAA
- a CDS encoding Putative ski2-type helicase: MKVRDLGYPEEFIEIAGGDHELYPHQQEAIEAIRAGRNVLVTVPTASGKTLIAYAAIMERQKMGLKSLYIVPLKSLASEKFDDLKKLRKLGIRVTIAVGDVDSSPSFINNYDVIVCTSEKADSMIRHDPSILYDIGLIIADEAHLIGDTDRGPKLEMVLSACMYLNPDITIISLSATISNGEEMAKWLKSDLVKSDYRPVPLKYGIINGNEIEYTDGETEKVSAKNYLEDIISRDIEGGGQVLIFVNSRSRAENLARQLLSVTGKYVFLEEGLIDLGEDADKYQEMLKSLMRRGVSFHHAGLSMKEKESIERLFRDRYIRVLVATPTLAAGVNLPARTVVVRDMSRFMDGYSQYVKKIEILQMLGRAGRPKYDREGRALLYASTDNAVEKAHEYLSGESEPIISIFGQKRALQINVLALVSTGIATNLEEVKKFFGSTFFGQQNVISDIYADLEKTMGFLISEGFVRERVGSYEATTFGKTVSDLYIEPKTAIILREYFDKPHSIDLALFYICKTPDMINFSTRTGDMPYIAEFLEKIEILEDDEDNYAAAKTAIVLGNWIEEVPIIDITEKFNIGPGDVQSKIASADWISYSLSRLAEMFKPEIRNELEKLNIRIKEGIKEDVLSLITIPNIGRVRARRLHRSGYRTLDELASADPTDISRIFGFSSKLASETVSHAKRLKGRMK; this comes from the coding sequence ATGAAAGTAAGAGATCTTGGATACCCGGAAGAATTCATAGAGATTGCTGGCGGCGACCATGAACTGTATCCACACCAGCAGGAAGCAATAGAGGCAATCCGGGCAGGAAGGAACGTTCTTGTCACTGTACCAACTGCATCCGGGAAGACCCTCATAGCTTACGCAGCAATTATGGAAAGACAGAAAATGGGCCTGAAATCTCTTTATATTGTACCGCTCAAGTCACTTGCATCCGAGAAATTTGATGACCTGAAAAAACTTCGCAAACTTGGGATCAGGGTTACCATCGCTGTAGGTGATGTGGACTCATCCCCTTCGTTCATAAATAATTACGATGTTATCGTATGCACTTCTGAAAAAGCAGATTCCATGATCCGGCATGATCCGTCCATACTTTACGACATAGGCCTGATCATAGCCGATGAGGCTCACCTTATAGGCGACACTGATCGCGGACCAAAACTTGAGATGGTTCTTTCGGCCTGCATGTATCTCAACCCTGACATAACAATAATATCGCTTTCCGCAACAATATCCAATGGGGAAGAGATGGCAAAATGGCTTAAGAGTGACCTGGTAAAGAGCGACTACAGACCCGTACCGCTGAAGTACGGCATAATAAATGGCAATGAAATAGAGTATACTGACGGGGAAACAGAGAAGGTGAGCGCGAAGAATTACCTGGAAGACATAATCAGCAGAGATATTGAGGGTGGAGGGCAGGTCCTTATATTCGTAAATTCACGGAGCAGGGCAGAAAACCTTGCCCGACAGCTCTTATCAGTTACTGGAAAATACGTTTTTCTTGAGGAGGGACTCATTGACCTGGGTGAAGACGCAGACAAATACCAGGAGATGCTGAAATCCCTGATGAGAAGGGGCGTATCATTCCATCATGCCGGTCTTTCAATGAAGGAAAAGGAGAGCATTGAGAGGCTCTTCAGGGACCGGTACATTCGGGTGCTTGTAGCAACGCCCACGCTGGCTGCCGGGGTAAACCTTCCTGCACGGACAGTCGTTGTCAGGGACATGAGCAGGTTCATGGATGGGTACAGCCAGTACGTAAAGAAGATTGAGATACTGCAGATGCTGGGAAGAGCAGGGAGGCCGAAGTATGACAGAGAGGGGAGGGCACTGCTCTATGCCTCAACCGATAACGCAGTGGAAAAGGCGCATGAGTATCTTTCAGGCGAATCAGAGCCAATCATCTCCATATTTGGGCAGAAACGTGCGCTTCAGATAAATGTTCTGGCGCTGGTTTCAACGGGAATAGCCACCAACCTCGAGGAGGTAAAGAAATTCTTCGGGTCGACATTTTTCGGACAGCAGAACGTAATTTCTGACATATATGCAGATCTTGAGAAAACTATGGGGTTCCTTATTTCAGAAGGATTTGTAAGGGAGAGGGTTGGAAGCTATGAAGCCACAACTTTCGGGAAAACCGTCAGCGATCTATACATAGAGCCAAAAACTGCCATTATCCTCAGGGAATATTTTGATAAACCTCATTCAATCGACCTGGCCCTGTTCTACATATGCAAGACACCAGACATGATCAATTTTTCGACCAGGACGGGAGACATGCCTTACATCGCGGAATTCCTGGAAAAAATCGAGATCCTTGAGGACGACGAGGACAACTATGCTGCCGCAAAGACTGCCATTGTTCTCGGGAACTGGATCGAAGAGGTGCCGATTATTGACATTACGGAGAAATTCAACATTGGACCGGGAGATGTACAGAGCAAGATAGCTTCTGCGGACTGGATTTCATATTCGCTATCCCGTCTTGCAGAGATGTTCAAGCCCGAAATCAGGAATGAATTGGAGAAGCTTAACATCCGGATAAAGGAGGGAATCAAGGAGGACGTACTTTCCCTCATCACCATACCGAATATAGGCAGGGTAAGGGCGAGAAGGCTGCACCGGTCTGGTTACAGGACGCTGGATGAACTGGCATCCGCTGACCCGACAGATATTTCAAGGATATTCGGGTTTTCCTCCAAGCTGGCGAGCGAGACTGTCTCTCATGCGAAACGCCTGAAGGGAAGAATGAAATGA
- a CDS encoding S-adenosyl-L-homocysteine hydrolase, which produces MEDRGFLRLQWAREHMDVISQIRPRFMKEKPFKGIKVAMALHVEAKTGIFALLLKEGGASVNMASCNPLSSDDSVVQSLKNDYSMNVFAKKGEDEKEYYENLNRALDIGPDIIVDDGGDLVKLVHGARKELLPNVIGGNEETTTGVVRLRAMEKEGALKFPMFDVNDAQMKHLFDNRYGTGQSTLDGIMNATNILIAGKKVVVAGYGFCGKGIALRMKGMGAMVSVTEIDPVKANEALMEGFRVERMEDAIKTADMVVTATGMKDVVTYDHMLKAKKDIILANSGHFNNEIAVSELEKRNMGIVPVRESVKKFKLENGNTVNLIADGRLVNLASGQGHPVEIMDMSFALQALVAEYLVSNASKLQKKVYPVPEDIDRYVADIRLEALGIKLDALTAAQQKYANSWEEGT; this is translated from the coding sequence GTGGAAGACAGGGGATTTTTAAGGCTACAGTGGGCAAGGGAGCACATGGATGTTATATCCCAGATACGTCCAAGGTTCATGAAGGAAAAGCCATTCAAGGGCATAAAGGTGGCTATGGCACTGCACGTTGAGGCGAAAACAGGAATTTTTGCGCTGCTCCTGAAAGAGGGAGGGGCAAGTGTAAATATGGCATCGTGCAACCCGCTTAGTTCGGATGACAGCGTTGTCCAGTCACTGAAAAATGACTATTCAATGAACGTGTTTGCGAAAAAGGGCGAGGATGAGAAGGAATACTATGAAAACCTCAACAGGGCACTGGATATCGGACCCGATATAATAGTGGATGACGGCGGGGATCTTGTAAAGCTGGTGCATGGAGCCAGGAAGGAACTTCTTCCAAACGTGATAGGCGGAAACGAGGAGACCACGACAGGAGTGGTAAGGCTCAGGGCAATGGAAAAGGAAGGTGCGCTGAAATTCCCCATGTTCGACGTTAACGATGCCCAGATGAAGCACCTGTTTGACAACAGGTACGGGACAGGGCAGAGTACACTGGATGGAATCATGAATGCCACAAACATTCTCATAGCAGGGAAGAAGGTTGTGGTGGCAGGGTACGGCTTTTGCGGAAAAGGTATAGCACTGAGGATGAAGGGTATGGGCGCCATGGTCAGTGTTACGGAGATTGATCCGGTAAAGGCAAATGAAGCTCTCATGGAAGGCTTCAGGGTCGAGAGGATGGAAGACGCCATCAAGACAGCTGATATGGTGGTCACAGCCACAGGCATGAAAGACGTGGTGACCTACGATCACATGCTCAAGGCGAAGAAGGACATAATACTGGCCAACTCCGGGCATTTCAACAATGAGATTGCAGTGTCCGAACTTGAAAAGCGGAACATGGGAATCGTGCCGGTCAGGGAAAGCGTAAAGAAGTTCAAGCTCGAAAACGGCAATACTGTGAACCTGATTGCCGATGGAAGACTTGTTAACCTCGCATCCGGTCAGGGGCATCCAGTCGAGATCATGGACATGAGCTTTGCACTACAGGCGCTTGTTGCTGAATACCTTGTTTCAAATGCATCCAAGCTTCAGAAGAAAGTATACCCGGTTCCCGAGGACATCGACAGATACGTGGCGGACATACGCCTCGAGGCTCTTGGCATAAAGCTTGACGCACTTACCGCAGCGCAGCAAAAATATGCGAATTCATGGGAAGAAGGCACATGA
- the trm5b_1 gene encoding tRNA (guanine(37)-N1)-methyltransferase Trm5b, translating into MTLHLCVKKEIAQTSISVLKKNGLIDVSRKIHTSGNNVLIPILDGAKLPESIQGTTVDTDGIVQEEKIRPLIQPGSFDVIGHIAIIKGNEESRYISRAQEILQTRKNIKTVYLDRGVKGDHRTRAIELIAGEDLPETMYRENGITMKVNVRKAYFSPRLATERLLVSGRVRDGELICDMFSGIGPFSISMARNAKVKILAIDSNCDAINILLENLKLNKLAGTVEAICADSSVEILKHGKFDRIVMNLPHNAFDFIASAYSSLKEGGVINYYEINTLEGITERMLEFRKMGMKLLWKRVVHGYSKSESLYSMEFEKLNAA; encoded by the coding sequence ATGACTCTCCACCTCTGCGTAAAAAAGGAAATAGCACAGACTTCAATATCAGTTCTGAAAAAAAATGGACTTATTGACGTATCGCGCAAGATACACACTTCCGGAAACAATGTCCTGATACCCATATTGGATGGAGCCAAACTTCCGGAATCCATTCAAGGAACCACAGTTGACACGGACGGTATTGTCCAGGAGGAGAAGATCAGGCCTCTCATTCAACCTGGATCATTTGACGTCATTGGACATATTGCCATAATAAAGGGAAATGAGGAGAGCAGGTATATCAGCAGGGCGCAGGAGATCCTGCAGACCCGGAAGAACATCAAGACAGTCTACCTTGACAGGGGAGTAAAGGGTGACCATCGGACAAGGGCAATAGAACTCATTGCAGGAGAGGATTTGCCTGAGACGATGTACAGGGAGAACGGGATAACAATGAAGGTAAATGTCCGGAAGGCGTATTTTTCACCTCGCCTGGCGACCGAGCGCCTGCTTGTATCCGGCAGGGTCAGGGATGGCGAGTTGATATGCGACATGTTTTCCGGTATCGGGCCTTTTTCAATATCCATGGCAAGAAATGCGAAAGTGAAAATACTGGCAATTGACTCAAACTGTGATGCCATAAATATTCTGCTGGAAAACCTCAAACTGAACAAGCTCGCTGGAACTGTGGAGGCGATCTGCGCCGATTCATCCGTTGAAATACTGAAGCATGGAAAATTTGACAGGATAGTTATGAATCTTCCACACAACGCTTTCGACTTTATCGCAAGTGCATATTCTTCACTGAAAGAAGGCGGTGTCATAAACTATTATGAGATAAACACCCTGGAAGGAATCACGGAAAGGATGCTTGAATTCCGGAAAATGGGCATGAAACTGTTATGGAAAAGAGTTGTTCATGGATATTCGAAGAGTGAAAGCCTGTACTCCATGGAGTTTGAAAAATTGAATGCGGCTTAG
- a CDS encoding thiosulfate sulfurtransferase, with product MGLLDYFKQPDLLVNLSPEDFEKKMKEENTKPIDVRTTMEYRHGHIQGVELHPLSSIKDLAPKLDKNTHYMLVCATGHRSRAASAILIRNGVTSVSHLEGGMRAWHSSSKEVVREKQ from the coding sequence ATGGGATTACTAGACTATTTTAAGCAGCCTGATTTGCTGGTGAACCTTTCGCCCGAAGATTTTGAGAAGAAGATGAAAGAGGAGAATACAAAGCCAATTGATGTGAGGACCACGATGGAGTACCGGCATGGACACATACAGGGAGTTGAGCTGCACCCGCTCAGTTCAATCAAGGACCTGGCTCCAAAGCTTGACAAAAACACTCACTACATGCTCGTGTGCGCAACTGGGCACCGCAGCAGGGCTGCCTCCGCAATTCTCATCAGGAACGGGGTAACTTCTGTGAGCCATCTTGAAGGCGGCATGCGTGCGTGGCACAGTTCCAGCAAAGAAGTAGTCCGCGAAAAGCAGTAA
- the sudA_1 gene encoding Sulfide dehydrogenase subunit alpha precursor, with protein sequence MLNFERVKQSHEDPAKRIKSFEIEPVKEYTDNEAYAEASRCIGCNICTQACPASLDIGGYIRSTAVGDPAQTVRIVFETLPFPAIIGRVCTHLCEDICVLYDEGGPIAIRHIKRYAADKFNDYGKIISLPKKKFMGKRVAVIGGGPAGLTAAFYLSIQGVRVTVYEALPALGGFMKTGIPRYRLPQDVLDKEINFILSQGVEVHLNTVVGKDIKFSEIMQKYDAVFLSIGTHKPHMTGTPGSDAPNVYHAMNFLQSVSLGEKIDVGNNVVIIGGGFTANDSSRTSMRLGAKNVMIMYRRREQDRPGYPSLNAEEELEESVEEFVKYVWEVTPFEYVQENGRVVSVKYWQNEMVAEKNGRAKPVPIKDKVHEIKADAVIEATGQETDYSFIDPEYLRKLRLTPQGHVVVDESGMTSIAGLFSGGDSTNMNKDLISAVRDADKSVMGILEFLNLMDTVYDEKLPILDRWKTYSSAAGRRT encoded by the coding sequence ATGCTCAATTTCGAACGTGTCAAACAGAGTCATGAAGATCCGGCAAAGAGGATCAAGTCTTTCGAAATTGAGCCAGTGAAGGAATACACCGATAACGAGGCATACGCGGAAGCCAGCAGGTGCATAGGATGCAATATTTGCACGCAAGCCTGCCCGGCAAGCCTGGACATTGGCGGTTATATCCGCAGTACTGCAGTCGGAGACCCGGCACAGACGGTCAGGATAGTTTTTGAGACGCTTCCATTCCCCGCAATAATCGGAAGGGTATGCACCCATCTTTGTGAAGATATTTGCGTTCTATACGATGAAGGGGGACCGATTGCCATCAGGCATATCAAGAGATATGCTGCGGACAAGTTCAACGACTATGGAAAAATTATAAGCCTACCCAAGAAGAAGTTCATGGGCAAGCGAGTTGCAGTTATAGGGGGAGGGCCTGCAGGACTTACTGCGGCATTCTATCTTTCCATTCAGGGAGTGAGAGTGACAGTATACGAAGCTCTCCCCGCCCTTGGGGGGTTCATGAAAACTGGCATTCCAAGATACAGGCTCCCGCAGGATGTGCTGGACAAGGAAATAAATTTCATACTTTCACAGGGAGTGGAAGTGCATCTCAATACAGTCGTGGGTAAGGATATCAAATTTTCAGAAATAATGCAGAAATACGATGCGGTATTTCTGTCCATAGGAACGCACAAACCTCATATGACCGGCACGCCCGGTTCTGATGCTCCAAATGTCTATCATGCGATGAATTTTCTCCAGAGCGTCAGTCTCGGGGAAAAGATCGATGTAGGAAACAACGTTGTCATTATTGGAGGCGGTTTCACTGCAAATGATTCATCCAGGACGTCAATGCGTCTTGGCGCAAAGAATGTCATGATAATGTACCGCAGAAGAGAGCAGGACAGGCCCGGATACCCTTCCCTTAATGCAGAAGAGGAGCTTGAAGAGTCTGTTGAGGAATTCGTGAAGTATGTTTGGGAAGTCACTCCATTTGAATATGTGCAGGAAAACGGGAGGGTTGTTTCCGTGAAATACTGGCAGAACGAAATGGTTGCAGAGAAGAACGGCAGGGCAAAACCTGTACCGATCAAGGACAAGGTTCACGAGATCAAGGCTGATGCCGTGATTGAAGCTACAGGGCAGGAAACCGATTATTCTTTCATCGATCCGGAGTATCTCAGGAAACTCAGGCTGACACCCCAGGGGCACGTTGTCGTGGACGAATCCGGGATGACTTCAATCGCTGGTCTTTTCTCCGGAGGAGATTCCACGAACATGAACAAGGACCTGATCTCAGCAGTCAGGGACGCCGATAAGTCGGTAATGGGAATACTCGAGTTCCTGAATCTTATGGATACGGTCTATGATGAAAAGCTTCCGATTCTGGACAGGTGGAAGACATATTCTTCAGCCGCCGGTAGAAGAACCTAA
- the apgM gene encoding 2,3-bisphosphoglycerate-independent phosphoglycerate mutase: MKKIMLIIMDGLGDRPNPELGNMTALQAAFRPNLNFMARNGINGLMHPISPGIRAGSDTSHLSLLGYDPKEVYTGRGPFEAMGLGMEVKAGDIAFRANFATRDDSMRIVDRRAGRLTSGTADLARSLNIEINGVEFRVKEGVEHRAALVMHGSGLSPNVTDSDPHDPGKKVSSVSATKPDGDLTASLINKFLVESRKILDESDVNHDRIREGLLPANELLLRGAGIAPSLESFTEKFKMNGACVVGIPMISGICRLAGIKPISIPGVTGRVDTDYRGKIRGAIEALKEYDYVLVNIKATDIAGHDGDPMLKREVIEKADDALGQLIPLSDNAVICITGDHSTPCSMKDHSGDPVPIVFYSEGIIRDRVERFDEISAQDSALRLMSGDVMQYLMQLSERSEKYGA; this comes from the coding sequence ATGAAGAAGATAATGCTCATAATCATGGACGGACTCGGAGACCGGCCCAACCCGGAGCTGGGAAATATGACAGCTCTGCAGGCAGCTTTCAGGCCAAACCTCAATTTTATGGCAAGAAACGGGATAAATGGGCTCATGCATCCAATTTCACCCGGAATCAGGGCCGGGTCAGACACGTCTCACCTTTCACTTTTAGGGTACGATCCAAAAGAGGTTTACACGGGGAGAGGTCCATTCGAGGCCATGGGCCTGGGGATGGAAGTCAAGGCAGGGGACATTGCATTCAGGGCCAATTTCGCAACAAGGGACGATTCCATGCGCATCGTGGACAGGAGGGCAGGAAGGTTGACGTCCGGCACTGCAGATCTTGCAAGATCACTGAACATTGAAATAAACGGGGTGGAATTCCGGGTGAAGGAAGGTGTCGAGCACAGGGCAGCCCTTGTAATGCACGGGAGCGGACTTTCTCCCAATGTAACGGATTCGGATCCTCATGACCCTGGCAAAAAAGTTTCGAGCGTCAGTGCCACAAAGCCTGATGGAGACCTTACAGCCTCACTGATAAACAAGTTCCTTGTGGAATCCCGGAAGATACTGGATGAAAGCGATGTGAACCACGATCGCATCAGGGAAGGGCTACTTCCAGCAAATGAACTTCTTCTTCGCGGTGCCGGCATAGCTCCAAGCCTTGAATCCTTCACCGAGAAGTTCAAGATGAACGGCGCCTGTGTTGTCGGGATCCCCATGATCTCAGGGATATGCAGGCTGGCAGGAATCAAGCCGATCAGCATACCGGGCGTGACCGGGCGGGTTGATACCGACTACAGGGGAAAGATAAGGGGTGCCATTGAAGCGCTGAAGGAATATGACTATGTTCTCGTGAACATCAAGGCAACAGATATTGCGGGGCATGATGGCGATCCGATGCTCAAAAGGGAGGTTATCGAGAAGGCAGACGATGCACTTGGACAACTGATCCCATTGTCAGACAATGCGGTTATATGCATAACCGGTGATCACAGCACCCCGTGTTCAATGAAGGACCACTCCGGTGACCCGGTTCCCATCGTGTTTTATTCAGAGGGGATCATAAGGGACCGGGTCGAGCGGTTCGATGAAATCAGTGCGCAAGATTCCGCGCTCAGGCTCATGAGCGGAGACGTGATGCAGTACCTGATGCAGCTTTCGGAGCGGTCGGAGAAATATGGGGCTTGA